One Streptomyces hundungensis DNA segment encodes these proteins:
- a CDS encoding DUF5998 family protein has product MAKTGTTTQGLRAAIERSGYYPALVAEAVEAAVGGEPIASFLVHQETTFDANEVRRHVTVLVLTDNRFIVSHTDEQNADTSSPTPYATTSTESVKLGRISSVVVSRVVANPESYTPGTLPREVVLTIGWGAVARLDLEPAACGDPNCDADHGYTGNSTADDLSLRVSEAGDGPDTVRQTLAFAQALSEATAATGR; this is encoded by the coding sequence ATGGCGAAGACCGGTACGACGACCCAGGGGCTCCGCGCGGCGATCGAGCGCAGCGGCTACTACCCGGCCCTTGTGGCCGAGGCGGTGGAGGCCGCAGTCGGCGGCGAGCCGATCGCGTCGTTCCTCGTGCACCAGGAGACCACCTTCGACGCCAACGAGGTACGCCGCCATGTGACGGTCCTCGTGCTCACCGACAACCGCTTCATCGTCAGCCACACCGACGAGCAGAACGCGGACACCAGCTCCCCGACGCCGTACGCGACCACCTCCACCGAGTCCGTGAAGCTCGGCCGGATCTCCTCGGTCGTGGTGAGCCGCGTCGTCGCCAACCCGGAGTCGTACACGCCCGGCACGCTGCCCCGCGAGGTCGTCCTGACCATCGGCTGGGGCGCGGTCGCGCGGCTCGACCTGGAGCCCGCCGCCTGCGGCGACCCCAACTGCGACGCCGACCACGGCTACACCGGCAACTCCACCGCCGACGATCTGAGCCTGCGCGTCAGCGAGGCCGGCGACGGACCCGACACGGTCCGCCAGACCCTGGCCTTCGCCCAGGCGCTGTCCGAGGCGACCGCGGCGACCGGCCGCTGA
- a CDS encoding MFS transporter codes for MPSPYRAIFAAPGTKGFSAAGLIGRMPLSMMGIGIVTMVSQLTGRYGLAGALSATLAMAAAVVGPQISRLVDRHGQRRVLRPATAIAVAAVAGLLVCAQQSAPDWTLFVFAAGAGCVPSVGSMVRARWAEIFRGDSQNLHTAYSWESIVDELCFILGPILSIGLCTAWFAEAGPLIAACFLVAGVCWLTAQRGTEPVPHPREHHTGRSAMGSRGLQVLVATFVATGAVFGSVDVVTVAFADERGHKAMASLVLAVYALGSCLAGAVFGLLRLKGAASTRWLVGVCAMAVSMIPLQLAGSLPFLAVALFVAGLFIAPTMVTTMALVEQHVPRSKLTEGMTWTSTGLAVGVALGSSAAGWVVDAAGAQAGYLVSGVSGTLAAAVAFLGYRRLRRPVPHREGLAADERSEQQQHLA; via the coding sequence TTGCCCAGTCCCTACCGCGCGATCTTCGCCGCCCCCGGCACCAAGGGGTTCTCCGCCGCCGGACTCATCGGCCGGATGCCGCTGTCGATGATGGGCATCGGCATCGTGACCATGGTGTCCCAGCTCACCGGCCGCTACGGCCTGGCCGGGGCGCTCTCGGCGACGCTCGCCATGGCGGCCGCCGTGGTCGGCCCCCAGATATCCCGGCTCGTGGACCGGCACGGCCAGCGCCGGGTGCTGCGCCCGGCCACCGCCATCGCCGTCGCCGCCGTCGCCGGGCTCCTGGTCTGCGCCCAGCAGAGCGCCCCGGACTGGACCCTGTTCGTCTTCGCGGCGGGCGCGGGCTGCGTGCCGAGCGTGGGGTCGATGGTGCGGGCCCGCTGGGCCGAGATCTTCCGCGGCGACTCCCAGAACCTGCACACGGCGTACTCGTGGGAGTCGATCGTCGACGAGCTGTGCTTCATCCTCGGGCCGATCCTGTCCATCGGGCTCTGCACGGCCTGGTTCGCCGAGGCGGGCCCTTTGATCGCCGCCTGCTTCCTGGTGGCCGGGGTCTGCTGGCTGACCGCCCAGCGCGGCACCGAACCCGTACCGCATCCGCGCGAGCACCACACCGGCCGCTCCGCGATGGGCTCGCGCGGCCTTCAGGTGCTGGTCGCCACCTTCGTCGCCACCGGGGCCGTCTTCGGCTCCGTCGACGTGGTCACCGTGGCCTTCGCCGACGAGCGCGGCCACAAGGCGATGGCGAGCCTGGTGCTCGCCGTGTACGCGCTCGGCTCCTGCCTGGCGGGAGCGGTGTTCGGGCTGCTCCGCCTCAAGGGCGCGGCGTCCACCAGGTGGCTGGTGGGTGTCTGCGCGATGGCCGTGAGTATGATCCCGCTCCAACTGGCCGGGAGCCTGCCGTTCCTTGCCGTGGCGCTCTTTGTCGCGGGCCTGTTCATCGCGCCGACGATGGTGACGACGATGGCCCTGGTCGAACAGCACGTACCGCGCAGCAAGCTCACCGAGGGCATGACCTGGACCAGTACCGGGCTCGCGGTCGGTGTGGCGCTCGGCTCCTCCGCCGCCGGTTGGGTGGTGGACGCGGCGGGCGCGCAGGCGGGGTACCTGGTGTCCGGCGTGTCGGGAACGCTCGCGGCGGCGGTGGCGTTCCTGGGGTACCGCCGGCTTCGCAGGCCGGTGCCGCATCGGGAGGGGCTCGCAGCAGATGAGCGGAGCGAACAGCAACAGCACCTGGCGTAA
- a CDS encoding sulfurtransferase, translating to MNAIITAPELAAETVGPRPPVLLDIRWQLSMAKATGAAPFDGRAAYEAGHLPGAVFVDLDAELAGPPGSGGRHPLPDVAEFGRVMRRAGVSAGTPVVVYDGGQGWAAARAWWLLRWTGHEDVRVLDGGLAAWTGELSTEIPTPAEGDFQPVPGALKLLDADGAAELARTGVLLDARAGERYRGEVEPIDRVGGHIPGALSAPTTENVGPDGRLLPVDDLVVRFKDLGAFDTEVGVYCGSGVSGAHEVLALAVAGIPAALYAGSWSEWSSDESRPVATGADPQ from the coding sequence ATGAATGCCATCATCACCGCACCCGAACTGGCGGCCGAGACCGTCGGCCCGCGCCCGCCGGTACTGCTCGACATCCGCTGGCAGTTGAGCATGGCGAAGGCGACCGGCGCAGCTCCTTTCGATGGCCGTGCCGCGTACGAGGCGGGACATCTGCCCGGCGCCGTCTTCGTCGACCTGGACGCGGAACTGGCCGGGCCGCCCGGATCCGGCGGCCGCCACCCGCTGCCGGACGTGGCCGAATTCGGACGGGTGATGCGGCGGGCGGGCGTGTCGGCGGGGACACCGGTCGTCGTGTACGACGGCGGGCAGGGGTGGGCCGCCGCCCGTGCCTGGTGGCTGCTGCGCTGGACGGGCCACGAGGACGTGCGGGTCCTGGACGGCGGCCTGGCCGCGTGGACGGGCGAGCTCTCCACCGAGATCCCCACCCCCGCCGAGGGCGATTTCCAGCCCGTACCCGGCGCGCTCAAGCTCCTCGACGCGGACGGGGCCGCGGAGCTCGCCCGCACCGGGGTGCTCCTGGACGCCCGCGCGGGGGAGCGCTACCGCGGGGAGGTGGAGCCGATCGACCGGGTCGGGGGCCACATCCCGGGCGCCCTCTCGGCGCCGACCACCGAGAACGTGGGCCCGGACGGCCGGCTGCTGCCCGTCGACGACCTGGTCGTCCGCTTCAAGGACCTCGGCGCCTTCGACACCGAGGTCGGCGTGTACTGCGGCTCCGGCGTCTCGGGCGCCCACGAGGTCCTGGCGCTCGCCGTCGCGGGCATCCCGGCGGCGCTGTACGCCGGTTCGTGGTCCGAGTGGTCCTCGGACGAGTCCCGCCCGGTCGCCACGGGAGCGGACCCGCAGTAG
- the sepH gene encoding septation protein SepH, with amino-acid sequence MPELRVVAVSNDGTRLVLKAADSTEYTLPIDERLRAAVRNDRARLGQIEIEVESHLRPRDIQARIRAGASAEEVAQFAGIPVDRVRRFEGPVLAERAFMAERARKTPVRRPGENTGPQLGEAVQERLLLRGADKESVQWDSWRRDDGTWEVLLVYLVAGEPHSASWTYDPPRRLVQAVDDEARSLIGESDDTITTVPEPSFPFVPRIARLPRDRPLDRALDRQLERPSPPPPPEPVVDDSDSLTSLLEAVPSFRGDMVVPERPSLPPEPPETDPAAEPEVEEPPAPAASAGAGAAYADVLMPRTVAGHRDRLTGTTDRQAEADGVRPGRRAAVPSWDEIVFGTRRKKQD; translated from the coding sequence ATGCCCGAACTGCGTGTCGTGGCCGTCTCCAACGACGGCACACGACTGGTGCTCAAGGCTGCGGACAGCACGGAGTACACGCTTCCGATCGACGAGCGGCTCCGGGCCGCCGTGCGCAACGACCGAGCCCGCCTCGGCCAGATCGAGATCGAGGTGGAGAGCCACCTCCGGCCGCGCGACATCCAGGCCCGTATACGAGCAGGTGCCTCCGCCGAGGAGGTCGCCCAGTTCGCCGGCATCCCGGTCGACCGCGTACGCCGCTTCGAAGGGCCCGTGCTCGCGGAGCGCGCCTTCATGGCCGAGCGGGCGCGCAAGACCCCCGTGCGGCGCCCCGGCGAGAACACCGGACCCCAGCTCGGCGAGGCCGTCCAGGAGCGGCTGTTGCTGCGCGGCGCCGACAAGGAGAGCGTCCAGTGGGATTCCTGGCGCCGTGACGACGGCACCTGGGAAGTCCTGCTCGTGTACCTGGTCGCGGGCGAGCCGCACTCCGCGAGCTGGACCTACGACCCGCCGCGCCGGCTCGTGCAGGCCGTCGACGACGAGGCCCGCTCGCTGATCGGCGAGTCCGACGACACCATCACCACGGTCCCCGAGCCGAGCTTCCCGTTCGTGCCGCGGATCGCCCGGCTGCCCCGGGACCGGCCGCTGGACCGGGCCCTGGACCGGCAGTTGGAGCGTCCCTCGCCGCCGCCACCGCCCGAGCCGGTGGTGGACGACAGCGACTCGCTGACCAGCCTGCTCGAAGCGGTGCCGAGCTTCCGCGGCGACATGGTCGTGCCCGAGCGGCCGTCGCTGCCGCCCGAGCCGCCCGAGACCGATCCCGCCGCCGAGCCGGAGGTCGAGGAGCCGCCGGCTCCGGCCGCTTCGGCGGGGGCGGGCGCGGCGTACGCGGACGTCCTGATGCCCCGCACCGTGGCCGGCCACCGCGACCGGCTCACCGGCACCACCGACCGTCAGGCCGAGGCGGACGGGGTCCGTCCCGGCCGGCGCGCCGCGGTGCCCAGCTGGGACGAGATCGTGTTCGGTACGCGGCGCAAGAAGCAGGACTAA
- a CDS encoding inositol monophosphatase family protein yields MTDPLHRELLGLALEAARRAGELLRDGRPADLAVAATKSSPIDVVTEMDIAAEKLITGYLAEHRPHDGFLGEEGASSEGTSGIRWVIDPLDGTVNYLYGLPTWAVSIAAEQHGERVAGVVAAPMRGETYHAVLGGGAFEGERPLRCRPPAPLSQSLVGTGFAYVEAVRAHQAEVARRLIPRFRDIRRGGSAAIDLCDVAAGRLDAYYERGLNPWDLAAGDLIAREAGALTGGRPGAAPSRELTVAASPELFGPLQGLLEEYGAWHD; encoded by the coding sequence ATGACCGACCCCCTGCACCGCGAACTGCTCGGCCTCGCCCTGGAGGCCGCGCGGCGCGCCGGTGAGCTGCTGCGCGACGGCCGTCCGGCCGATCTCGCCGTCGCCGCCACCAAGTCCAGCCCCATCGACGTGGTGACCGAGATGGACATCGCCGCCGAGAAGCTGATCACCGGCTACCTAGCCGAGCACCGCCCGCACGACGGCTTCCTCGGCGAGGAGGGCGCCTCCAGCGAGGGCACCAGCGGCATCCGCTGGGTCATCGACCCGCTCGACGGAACCGTCAACTACCTGTACGGGCTGCCCACTTGGGCCGTCTCCATCGCCGCCGAACAGCACGGCGAGCGGGTCGCGGGCGTGGTCGCCGCCCCGATGCGCGGCGAGACCTACCACGCGGTCCTCGGCGGCGGCGCCTTCGAGGGCGAGCGGCCGCTGCGCTGCCGCCCTCCGGCCCCGCTGTCCCAGTCCCTGGTGGGGACCGGCTTCGCCTACGTCGAGGCCGTACGCGCCCACCAGGCCGAAGTGGCCCGGCGGCTGATCCCGCGCTTCCGTGACATCCGCCGCGGCGGCTCGGCGGCGATCGACCTGTGCGACGTGGCGGCCGGGCGGCTCGACGCGTACTACGAGCGCGGCCTCAACCCCTGGGACCTGGCGGCCGGCGACCTCATCGCCCGCGAGGCCGGCGCCCTGACCGGCGGCCGGCCCGGCGCGGCCCCCTCCCGCGAGCTGACGGTCGCCGCCTCCCCGGAGCTCTTCGGCCCGCTCCAGGGGCTCCTGGAGGAGTACGGGGCCTGGCACGACTGA
- a CDS encoding VOC family protein, whose amino-acid sequence MTLSETRRTPGTPCWVSLMVHGLAATQEFYGALFGWEFSPGPQQLGPYVRALLDGEEVAGIGQLPPDRHLPIAWTTYLATDDADVTAETIRSCGGTVGVGPLDAGEAGRMAIASDPVGAVFGIWQGGEHIGAAVAGTPGTPAWNELITRETSAVAKFYQALFGYDVQAVVPAEFDHVTLQLEGRPVASLHGVGNALARDKGAHWMTYFEVADVDEAAVRVVDLGGRVIRQTREEARGRVATVADPEGAVFSLLHARA is encoded by the coding sequence ATGACCCTGTCGGAGACCCGGCGCACACCAGGCACGCCCTGCTGGGTGAGTCTCATGGTGCACGGTCTGGCCGCGACCCAGGAGTTCTACGGGGCACTGTTCGGCTGGGAGTTCAGCCCCGGCCCGCAGCAGCTCGGACCGTACGTCCGCGCGCTCCTCGACGGCGAGGAGGTGGCCGGCATCGGGCAGTTGCCGCCCGACCGCCATCTGCCGATCGCCTGGACCACCTATCTGGCGACCGACGACGCGGACGTGACGGCCGAGACGATCCGGAGCTGCGGCGGCACCGTGGGCGTCGGCCCGCTGGACGCGGGCGAGGCCGGCCGGATGGCGATCGCCTCGGACCCGGTCGGCGCGGTCTTCGGGATCTGGCAGGGCGGTGAGCACATCGGCGCCGCCGTCGCGGGCACGCCCGGCACCCCGGCTTGGAACGAACTGATCACGCGCGAGACCTCGGCGGTCGCCAAGTTCTACCAGGCGCTGTTCGGCTATGACGTCCAGGCGGTCGTCCCGGCCGAGTTCGACCACGTGACGCTCCAGCTGGAGGGTCGCCCGGTCGCCTCGCTGCACGGGGTGGGCAACGCCCTGGCCCGCGACAAGGGCGCGCACTGGATGACGTACTTCGAGGTCGCGGACGTCGATGAGGCGGCCGTGCGGGTCGTCGACCTCGGCGGCCGGGTGATCCGGCAGACGCGTGAGGAGGCGAGGGGCCGGGTGGCGACGGTCGCCGACCCCGAGGGCGCCGTCTTCTCGCTCCTGCACGCGCGCGCCTGA
- a CDS encoding ferrochelatase translates to MSELRDPAPGAAAAAAPYDALLLLSFGGPEGPDDVVPFLENVTRGRGIPKERLKEVGQHYFLFGGVSPINDQNRALLDALRKDFADNSLDLPVHWGNRNWAPYLTDTLREMVAEGHRRIAVLTTSAYASYSGCRQYRENLAEALATLEAEGLAVPRVDKLRHYFNHPGFVRPMIDGVLASLAELPEDVRAGAHLAFTTHSIPTAAADTSGPVEEHGDGGAYVREHLDVARVIADAVRAETGVERPWELVYQSRSGAPHIPWLEPDICDHLEALHGAGAPAVVMVPIGFVSDHMEVLYDLDTEATAKAAELGLPIARSATVGADPRFAAAVRELVVERAAIERGQPAQRCALGALGPSHDLCPVGCCPAARGAAKPAAAGADSPYA, encoded by the coding sequence ATGTCCGAACTGCGTGATCCAGCTCCCGGAGCGGCCGCGGCCGCCGCCCCGTACGACGCCCTGCTGCTGCTCTCCTTCGGCGGCCCCGAGGGCCCCGACGACGTGGTCCCGTTCCTGGAGAACGTGACGCGCGGCCGCGGCATCCCCAAGGAGCGGCTCAAGGAGGTGGGGCAGCACTACTTCCTGTTCGGCGGGGTGAGCCCCATCAACGACCAGAACCGCGCGCTACTGGACGCGCTGCGCAAGGACTTCGCCGACAACAGCCTGGACCTGCCCGTCCACTGGGGCAACCGGAACTGGGCGCCCTACCTCACCGACACCCTGCGCGAGATGGTCGCCGAAGGCCACCGCCGCATCGCGGTCCTCACCACCAGCGCCTACGCCTCGTACTCGGGCTGCCGGCAGTACCGCGAGAACCTCGCCGAGGCCCTGGCCACCCTGGAGGCCGAAGGCCTCGCGGTGCCCAGGGTCGACAAGCTGCGGCACTACTTCAACCACCCCGGCTTCGTCCGTCCCATGATCGACGGCGTGCTCGCCTCGCTGGCCGAACTGCCCGAGGACGTCCGCGCGGGCGCCCACCTCGCCTTCACCACGCACTCCATCCCCACCGCCGCCGCGGACACCTCGGGCCCCGTCGAAGAGCACGGCGACGGCGGCGCCTACGTACGCGAGCACCTCGACGTGGCGCGTGTGATCGCCGACGCGGTCCGCGCCGAGACCGGCGTCGAGCGGCCCTGGGAGCTCGTCTACCAGTCCCGCTCCGGCGCCCCGCACATCCCCTGGCTGGAACCCGACATCTGCGACCACCTGGAGGCGCTGCACGGCGCGGGGGCCCCGGCCGTCGTCATGGTCCCCATCGGCTTCGTCTCCGACCACATGGAGGTCCTCTACGACCTCGACACGGAGGCCACCGCCAAGGCCGCCGAACTCGGCCTGCCCATCGCCCGCTCCGCGACCGTCGGCGCCGATCCCCGCTTCGCCGCGGCCGTGCGCGAGCTGGTCGTCGAGCGCGCCGCGATCGAGCGGGGGCAGCCCGCCCAGCGGTGTGCGCTCGGCGCGCTCGGCCCCTCGCACGACCTGTGCCCCGTCGGCTGCTGCCCGGCCGCCCGCGGCGCCGCCAAGCCCGCGGCCGCCGGCGCCGACAGCCCGTACGCGTAA
- a CDS encoding D-arabinono-1,4-lactone oxidase translates to MSGANSNSTWRNWAGNITARPARAVSPASTAELADVVRRAAEQGLTVKAVGTGHSFTAAAATDGVLIRPDLLTGIRELDRAAMTVTVEAGTPLKRLNAALAREGLSLTNMGDIMEQTVAGATSTGTHGTGRDSASIAAQITALELVTADGSLLTCSPEENPEVFAAARIGLGALGVVSAITFAVEPIFLLTAREEPMAFDRVTAEFEELFAENEHFEFYWFPHTGNCNTKRNNRSAGPAAPPGRVRGWIDDEFMSNGLFQVVCSLGRAVPATIPAVAKVSSRALSARTYTDIPYKVFTSPRRVRFVEMEYALPREAAVGALREVKALVERSPLRVSFPVEVRTAPADDIALSTASGRETAYIAVHMYRGTPHQAYFTAVERIMTAHGGRPHWGKLHTQDAAYFAKAYPRFAEFTAVRDRLDPERRFTNAYLRRVLGD, encoded by the coding sequence ATGAGCGGAGCGAACAGCAACAGCACCTGGCGTAACTGGGCGGGGAACATCACCGCGCGGCCGGCGAGGGCGGTGTCACCGGCCTCCACGGCCGAACTCGCGGATGTCGTACGCCGGGCCGCGGAGCAGGGTCTGACGGTGAAGGCGGTCGGCACCGGCCACTCCTTCACGGCCGCCGCCGCCACCGACGGCGTGCTCATACGCCCCGATCTGCTGACCGGCATCCGCGAGCTGGACCGCGCCGCGATGACCGTCACCGTCGAGGCCGGCACCCCCTTGAAGCGGCTGAACGCCGCGCTCGCCAGGGAGGGCCTGTCGCTCACCAACATGGGCGACATCATGGAGCAGACGGTGGCGGGCGCCACCAGCACCGGCACGCACGGCACCGGGCGGGACTCGGCCTCGATCGCCGCCCAGATCACGGCACTTGAGCTGGTCACCGCCGACGGCTCGCTCCTGACCTGCTCGCCCGAGGAGAACCCGGAGGTCTTCGCGGCGGCCCGGATCGGGCTCGGGGCGCTCGGCGTGGTCTCCGCGATCACGTTCGCCGTGGAGCCGATCTTCCTGCTCACGGCGCGCGAGGAGCCGATGGCCTTCGACCGGGTCACCGCCGAGTTCGAGGAACTCTTCGCGGAGAACGAGCACTTCGAGTTCTACTGGTTCCCGCACACCGGCAACTGCAACACCAAGCGCAACAACCGCAGCGCCGGGCCCGCCGCCCCGCCCGGCAGGGTCCGCGGATGGATCGACGACGAGTTCATGTCCAACGGGCTCTTCCAGGTGGTGTGTTCGCTCGGCCGGGCGGTGCCGGCCACCATCCCGGCCGTCGCCAAGGTCTCCAGCCGGGCACTCTCGGCCCGCACCTACACCGACATTCCGTACAAGGTCTTCACAAGTCCGCGCCGGGTGCGGTTCGTCGAGATGGAGTACGCCCTGCCCCGTGAGGCGGCCGTCGGCGCGCTGCGCGAGGTCAAGGCGCTCGTGGAGCGTTCGCCGCTGCGTGTGAGCTTCCCGGTCGAGGTCCGTACCGCCCCCGCCGACGACATCGCGCTCTCCACCGCCTCGGGCCGCGAAACCGCCTACATAGCCGTGCACATGTACCGGGGGACGCCGCACCAGGCGTACTTCACCGCGGTGGAGCGCATCATGACCGCACACGGGGGCCGCCCCCACTGGGGCAAGCTGCACACCCAGGACGCGGCCTACTTCGCGAAGGCGTACCCGCGCTTCGCCGAGTTCACCGCGGTACGCGACCGGCTGGACCCGGAGCGCCGCTTCACCAACGCCTATCTGCGGCGCGTCCTGGGCGACTGA
- a CDS encoding alkaline phosphatase family protein, with product MAQPAWQDPEPLALDTAPVPEYGTGSLADLLPTLVAGQGVPGFEQRIAGLTPADRNCVFLIDGLGWEQIKAHPDEAPYLHSLLATSRGGSGRPLTAGFPATTATSLASVGTGLAPGEHGLPGYTVRDPDSGELMNQLRWKPWTDPHVWQPHPTVFHLADRAGVHTAQVSSPDFEHTPLTKVALSGGTFRGKLSGEERMDLAAAQLAAGDRSLVYTYYSEVDGKGHRFGVDSDAWRGQLMYVDRLAQRLAEQLPPRAALYITADHGMIDIPFDEQSRIDFDEDWELRAGVALLGGEGRARHVYAVPGAQADVLTCWREVLGEQFWVASRDEAIAAGWFGPHIDERVYGRIGDVVAAAHDDVVITASRREPHESLMVGNHGSMTPVEQLVPLLEVRS from the coding sequence ATGGCCCAGCCGGCCTGGCAGGATCCAGAACCCCTCGCCCTCGACACCGCGCCCGTCCCCGAGTACGGCACCGGCTCGCTCGCCGATCTGCTCCCCACCCTCGTGGCGGGCCAGGGCGTCCCCGGCTTCGAGCAGCGCATCGCCGGCCTCACCCCCGCAGACCGCAACTGCGTCTTCCTGATCGACGGCCTCGGCTGGGAGCAGATCAAGGCCCACCCGGACGAGGCCCCGTATCTGCACTCCCTGCTCGCCACCTCGCGCGGCGGCAGCGGCCGGCCCCTGACCGCCGGATTCCCGGCCACCACCGCGACCTCGCTCGCCTCGGTCGGCACGGGCCTCGCGCCCGGCGAGCACGGGCTTCCCGGCTACACCGTGCGCGACCCGGACAGCGGCGAGCTGATGAACCAGCTCCGCTGGAAGCCCTGGACCGACCCGCACGTCTGGCAGCCCCACCCCACCGTCTTCCACCTCGCCGACCGGGCCGGCGTGCACACCGCGCAGGTGTCCTCACCGGACTTCGAGCACACCCCGCTCACCAAGGTCGCGCTCAGCGGCGGCACCTTCCGGGGCAAGCTCTCCGGCGAGGAGCGCATGGATCTCGCGGCGGCCCAACTCGCCGCGGGCGACCGGTCGTTGGTCTACACGTACTACTCCGAAGTGGACGGCAAGGGCCATCGCTTCGGGGTCGACTCGGACGCCTGGCGTGGACAGTTGATGTACGTCGACCGGCTCGCCCAGCGCCTGGCCGAGCAACTGCCGCCCCGCGCGGCCCTGTACATCACCGCCGACCACGGCATGATCGACATCCCCTTCGACGAGCAGTCCCGCATCGACTTCGACGAGGACTGGGAGCTGCGCGCCGGGGTCGCCCTGCTCGGCGGCGAGGGCCGGGCCCGCCATGTGTACGCGGTGCCGGGCGCCCAGGCGGACGTGCTGACCTGCTGGCGCGAGGTGCTGGGCGAGCAGTTCTGGGTGGCGAGCCGCGACGAGGCCATCGCGGCGGGCTGGTTCGGCCCCCACATCGACGAGCGGGTGTACGGGCGGATCGGCGACGTGGTCGCCGCCGCCCACGACGACGTCGTCATCACCGCCTCGCGGCGCGAGCCCCACGAGTCGCTGATGGTCGGCAACCACGGCTCGATGACCCCGGTGGAACAGCTCGTACCGCTCCTCGAAGTACGCTCGTAA
- a CDS encoding thymidine kinase yields the protein MPELVFFSGTMDCGKSTLALQIEHNRSARGLQGMIFTRDDRAGVGKLSSRLGLVTDAVEAADGFDFYAYLVAHLSKGGRCDYVIADEAQFLAPEQIDQLARVVDDLELDVFAFGITTDFRSKLFPGSQRLVELADRVEVLQVEALCWCGARATHNARTIGGQMVVEGAQVVVGDVNQAADEIGYEVLCRRHHRRRMTAAAARAAALSPDVLPVDAEAARA from the coding sequence ATGCCCGAGCTGGTGTTCTTCTCCGGAACCATGGACTGCGGAAAGAGCACCCTCGCTCTTCAGATCGAGCACAACCGCTCCGCGCGCGGCCTCCAGGGCATGATCTTCACGCGGGACGACCGGGCCGGCGTGGGCAAGCTGTCGTCCCGGCTCGGCCTGGTGACCGACGCGGTCGAGGCCGCCGACGGCTTCGATTTCTACGCCTACCTCGTCGCCCACCTCTCCAAGGGCGGCCGCTGCGACTATGTCATCGCGGACGAGGCGCAGTTCCTGGCGCCCGAGCAGATCGACCAGCTCGCCAGGGTCGTCGACGACCTCGAACTCGACGTCTTCGCCTTCGGCATCACCACCGACTTCCGCTCCAAGCTGTTCCCCGGCTCCCAGCGGCTCGTCGAACTCGCCGACCGGGTCGAGGTGCTCCAGGTGGAGGCGTTGTGCTGGTGCGGCGCCCGCGCCACCCACAACGCCCGCACCATAGGCGGCCAGATGGTCGTGGAGGGCGCCCAGGTCGTCGTCGGCGACGTCAACCAGGCCGCCGACGAGATCGGCTACGAGGTGCTGTGCCGGCGCCACCACCGCCGCCGCATGACGGCCGCCGCGGCTCGCGCCGCGGCCCTCTCCCCGGACGTCCTGCCGGTCGACGCCGAGGCCGCCCGCGCCTGA